Proteins encoded in a region of the Dreissena polymorpha isolate Duluth1 chromosome 6, UMN_Dpol_1.0, whole genome shotgun sequence genome:
- the LOC127836422 gene encoding uncharacterized protein LOC127836422, whose translation MDQPSYTYHAVDVEEVTLGEKENARMVQSRNICEYFKKPLRMISYLFVPIWDFIMFLKRPFTSSSKQLSDRETYVTQLEHRLAHLQNVQDELRRATLEKEDLQTRLSAVMSSKLRDNNPNIADLSDQFRPTKLAEMFSELYDNQWTTAYSTVNRIMYGAERETIDFLLDMFMITNVFCYAEIEDSWQYLTRWFLVEEDKNDAILTKPLKDRRKRGILKHVNYCPQQIEQIVASIGADDRVSHLLSNDDVKAYLLECARLCLLMAASDPPVFVECPGRPDLGLEERVLDVKQRKSSHGISARQTGRNTNGQKRTSGARIQFNKAIFKEYTTRGAFLEYVVWPVMYVNKGGNMLSRGVAQGTGEKTPPLENGPWIWWK comes from the exons aGCCGCTAAGAATGATCTCttatttgttcgtacccatatGGGACTTCATCATGTTCTTAAAACG GCCATTCACCTCCTCGAGCAAACAATTGTCAGACCGAGAAACATATGTCACCCAACTAGAACATCGCCTCGCACATTTGCAAAACGTTCAAGACGAACTACGTAGAGCGACTTTAGAGAAAGAAGACCTACAGACACG ACTGAGCGCTGTTATGTCATCAAAACTACGTGACAACAATCCGAACATCGCCGATCTCAGTGACCAGTTCAGGCCTACAAAACTGGCAGAGATGTTCAGTGAACTGTACGACAACCAGTGGACCACCGCATACTCGACCGTGAATAGAATAATGTATGGAGCGGAAAGAGAAACCATTGATTTCCTACTGGACATGTTCATG ATTACAAACGTGTTTTGTTATGCGGAGATAGAGGATTCTTGGCAGTATTTGACAAGATGGTTCCTTGTAGAGGAGGACAAG AATGATGCGATTTTGACGAAACCACTGAAAGATCGCAGAAAGCGAGGAATCCTGAAACACGTCAATTATTGTCCACAG CAAATTGAGCAGATCGTTGCGTCTATTGGCGCCGATGATCGAGTGAGCCATCTGTTGAGTAATGATGACGTTAAAGCTTACCTGTTAGAGTGCGCACGACTCTGTCTGCTGATGGCGGCATCTGACCCGCCTGTCTTTGTGGAGTGCCCGGGGAGGCCGGACCTTGGTCTTGAGGAACGCG TGCTTGACGTCAAACAACGAAAGTCGTCCCATGGTATTTCCGCTCGCCAGACCGGAAGGAATACGAACGGTCAGAAACGTACCAGTGGTGCCCGGATTCAGTTTAACAAAGCCATCTTCAAGGAGTACACGACGCGTGGAGCATTCCTGGAGTATGTCGTCTGGCCGGTCATGTACGTCAATAAAGGCGGGAACATGTTGTCAAGGGGCGTGGCTCAGGGTACTGGGGAGAAAACTCCGCCCCTAGAGAATGGGCCGTGGATTTGGTGGAAATAG